One genomic region from Epinephelus fuscoguttatus linkage group LG8, E.fuscoguttatus.final_Chr_v1 encodes:
- the ube2s gene encoding ubiquitin-conjugating enzyme E2 S, with product MNSNVENLPPHVLRLVYKEVSALAADPPEGIKIYPSEEDITELHTAIEGPEGTPFAGGVFRMRLVLGKDFPAVPPKGYFLTKIFHPNVGHKGEICVNVLKRDWKAELGLRHVLLTIKCLLIHPNPESALNEEAGRLLLEDYAEYESRARLLTEIHAMGGTSGAPQDPNDGPQPKKHAGDPMKRAGPSAAAVPAALGNGANGASTTSSNSNSSSSTNNVAGKKKADKKRALRRL from the exons ATG aacTCCAATGTGGAGAATTTGCCTCCTCATGTTCTTCGCTTGGTCTACAAGGAGGTTTCAGCTTTAGCAGCAGACCCGCCTGAGGGTATCAAGATTTATCCCAGCGAGGAGGACATAACTGAGCTACACACAGCCATCGAAGGACCGG AGGGAACTCCGTTTGCTGGCGGCGTTTTCCGAATGCGTCTGGTCCTCGGGAAGGACTTCCCTGCGGTTCCACCCAAGGGGTATTTCCTGACCAAGATTTTTCACCCCAATGTGGGTCACAAGGGAGAAATCTGTGTCAACGTGCTGAAGAGGGACTGGAAGGCAGAACTCGGCCTCAGACACGTCTTACTC ACAATCAAGTGTCTTCTCATCCATCCGAATCCCGAGTCGGCTCTGAACGAAGAGGCTGGGCGTTTGCTGTTGGAGGACTATGCAGAATATGAGTCCCGAGCTCGTCTGCTCACAGAGATCCACGCCATGGGCGGGACCTCGGGGGCACCTCAGGACCCTAATGACGGCCCACAGCCGAAGAAGCATGCAGGTGACCCCATGAAGAGAGCAGGGCCCAGCGCAGCAGCTGTGCCTGCTGCTCTGGGTAACGGAGCGAACGGagccagcaccaccagcagcaatagcaacagcagcagtagcactAATAATGTAGCAGGGAAAAAGAAAGCAGATAAAAAGCGTGCATTGAGGCGACTTTAA